The Dioscorea cayenensis subsp. rotundata cultivar TDr96_F1 unplaced genomic scaffold, TDr96_F1_v2_PseudoChromosome.rev07_lg8_w22 25.fasta BLBR01002232.1, whole genome shotgun sequence genome includes a region encoding these proteins:
- the LOC120257628 gene encoding berberine bridge enzyme-like 23, with amino-acid sequence MISILALILLSQVPSPTTALIPTHEAFLHCVSLHSPPSTNHSQELLYFPNTTSYSSLYISTIYNLRFASTTSNSALTPLFIVAPTQDVHVQATVICTRNLGLHLRVRSGGHDYEGLSYRSYDHRPFIMLDLAKFRSVTVDVEHDTALVEVGATLGELYYKIAEKSPVHSFPAGICPSVGVGGHISGGGMGNLVRKYGLAADNVLDVKLVDVNGKVLDRKSMGEDLFWAIRGGGGASFGVILSWTVRLVPVTPKVAVFTMHKGLADGVLDLLDKWQRISSKLHENVYMEAAIRQPMYNGTKGMEALFNFQFMGGCEELLGIMKENFPELGVEAKDCKEMSWIQSVMYYAGYRNGEPLETLLNRSSVSGIYVKGKSDFVEEPIARDAWKGIWDEFVGVSGRSLLMYMAPYGGKMDEIPESETPFPHRKGSLYNIQYLVAWRNGSANESDESLRVIRRLYKHMRPYVSKNPRAAYVNFRDLDLGMNKDAISYSGAKVWGKHYFKSNFKRLALVKGQVDSENFFRNEQSIPPLYRSE; translated from the coding sequence ATGATTTCTATCCTTGCATTAATCCTCCTCTCCCAAGTGCCATCTCCAACCACGGCATTAATCCCAACTCATGAAGCCTTCCTCCACTGTGTCTCTCTCCATTCTCCACCATCTACTAACCACTCTCAAGAACTTCTCTACTTCCCAAACACCACCTCCTACTCCTCCCTCTATATCTCCACCATCTACAACCTCCGTTTTGCCTCCACTACTTCAAACTCAGCATTGACACCTCTTTTTATCGTCGCACCAACTCAAGATGTCCATGTCCAAGCAACAGTCATATGCACCAGGAATCTTGGTCTTCATCTCCGGGTCCGAAGTGGTGGCCATGACTATGAAGGCTTGTCCTACCGTTCTTATGATCACCGTCCATTTATCATGCTTGATCTTGCAAAGTTCCGATCAGTCACTGTTGACGTAGAACACGATACAGCCTTGGTCGAGGTCGGAGCCACACTTGGCGAGCTTTACTATAAAATAGCTGAGAAAAGTCCGGTTCATAGCTTTCCTGCCGGCATTTGCCCCTCGGTTGGCGTTGGTGGGCACATAAGTGGTGGTGGAATGGGTAACCTGGTGAGAAAGTATGGCCTTGCTGCTGATAATGTGTTGGATGTCAAGCTTGTGGATGTTAATGGAAAGGTCTTGGATAGAAAGTCAATGGGTGAAGATCTCTTCTGGGCTATCAGAGGAGGTGGAGGTGCAAGTTTTGGAGTCATACTTTCATGGACGGTACGATTAGTTCCTGTCACGCCTAAGGTTGCAGTTTTCACCATGCATAAAGGTTTGGCTGACGGTGTGCTTGATTTACTTGACAAGTGGCAGCGAATTTCTTccaaactccatgaaaatgtaTACATGGAGGCAGCCATAAGACAACCCATGTACAATGGGACCAAGGGAATGGAGGCTCTGTTTAACTTCCAGTTTATGGGTGGATGTGAAGAGTTGCTGGGGATTATGAAGGAAAATTTTCCAGAGTTGGGTGTTGAGGCAAAAGACTGTAAGGAGATGAGCTGGATTCAGTCTGTGATGTATTATGCTGGGTATAGGAATGGGGAGCCATTGGAGACACTCTTGAACAGGAGTAGTGTCTCTGGGATTTATGTTAAAGGGAAGTCTGACTTTGTGGAGGAACCAATAGCTAGAGATGCATGGAAAGGGATATGGGATGAGTTTGTTGGAGTGAGTGGCAGGTCATTGCTCATGTACATGGCTCCATATGGTGGCAAGATGGATGAAATTCCAGAGTCTGAAACTCCATTTCCACATAGGAAGGGTAGCTTGTATAACATACAGTACCTTGTGGCCTGGAGAAATGGTAGTGCTAATGAGTCTGATGAGAGTTTGAGGGTGATTAGGAGATTGTACAAACATATGAGACCTTATGTTTCCAAGAACCCCAGGGCTGCATACGTGAACTTTAGAGATCTAGATCTGGGGATGAATAAGGATGCCATAAGCTACTCAGGAGCTAAAGTTTGGGGAAAACACTACTTCAAAAGCAATTTCAAGAGGTTGGCCCTTGTGAAAGGTCAGGTTGATTctgagaatttttttaggaatgagCAAAGTATTCCTCCACTTTACAGGTCAGAATGA